The following are encoded in a window of Deltaproteobacteria bacterium genomic DNA:
- a CDS encoding 4'-phosphopantetheinyl transferase superfamily protein, whose amino-acid sequence MESGRTRCGVDTVEIARIERLLRQTPAHDLAKLFSAAELCDSGDGAGRAAALAARFAAKEACLKLFPREAALGTIGPSDFHVVRNGYGAPELAYSATAAALLARHRLAAIALSLTHDKTSAAAVAVAEPMRTEVPLLGKLTYHALPFRRRVMRDNLRRVFGQELPEGELTQLAQAHCAHLVRFVAEFVGFACLSAAQRAARVRVENKEACLRAQAQGRGVLLLTGHFGNWEIATVGGIANFPEYRGRFHILRRPLWPRALDALVTRRFRQAGLGVLPKKGALEAILDRLGAGDAVAFVMDQHAGGRDGVAVDFFGHRAWTFRSLAVIALSTGAPVVPVASWREADGRHVLRFEEALPPVQCSDPKQAIYDSTRAYNAALERLVLRHPEQWFWVHRRWKAR is encoded by the coding sequence ATGGAGAGCGGGCGCACGCGCTGCGGCGTCGATACGGTCGAGATCGCGCGCATCGAACGATTACTGCGGCAGACGCCGGCGCACGATCTCGCCAAGCTGTTTTCCGCGGCAGAGCTTTGCGACAGCGGCGACGGGGCCGGACGTGCGGCCGCCCTGGCGGCGCGCTTTGCGGCCAAGGAGGCGTGTCTCAAACTGTTTCCACGGGAGGCGGCGTTGGGCACGATCGGCCCGAGCGACTTCCACGTGGTGCGCAACGGTTACGGTGCGCCGGAGCTGGCTTACAGCGCGACGGCCGCGGCCCTGCTCGCGCGCCATCGCTTGGCGGCGATCGCGCTGTCGCTGACGCACGACAAGACCAGCGCGGCGGCGGTGGCGGTGGCCGAACCGATGCGCACCGAGGTGCCGCTGCTGGGAAAGCTCACTTATCATGCGCTGCCGTTTCGGCGCCGGGTGATGCGCGACAACCTGCGGCGCGTCTTTGGCCAGGAGCTGCCCGAGGGCGAGCTGACCCAGCTGGCCCAGGCGCATTGCGCGCACCTGGTGCGCTTTGTTGCCGAGTTCGTCGGCTTTGCCTGTCTCTCCGCCGCCCAGCGCGCGGCGCGGGTTCGGGTCGAGAACAAGGAAGCGTGTTTGCGGGCACAAGCTCAGGGCCGGGGCGTGCTCTTGCTCACCGGTCATTTCGGAAACTGGGAGATCGCCACGGTCGGCGGCATAGCCAACTTCCCCGAGTACCGCGGGCGGTTTCATATTCTGCGCCGGCCGCTGTGGCCGCGCGCGCTCGACGCACTGGTGACGCGCCGCTTTCGTCAGGCCGGCCTCGGGGTGCTACCCAAGAAAGGCGCGCTGGAGGCGATCTTGGACCGGCTCGGCGCCGGCGATGCCGTCGCCTTCGTGATGGACCAGCACGCGGGCGGGCGCGACGGCGTGGCGGTGGACTTCTTCGGCCACCGGGCGTGGACGTTTCGCAGCCTGGCCGTCATTGCCCTGAGCACCGGTGCGCCGGTGGTGCCGGTGGCGAGTTGGCGCGAAGCGGACGGGCGGCACGTCTTGCGCTTCGAGGAGGCACTGCCGCCGGTCCAGTGCAGCGATCCAAAGCAAGCGATTTACGACAGCACCCGCGCTTACAA
- a CDS encoding 3-oxoacyl-ACP synthase gives MTDRTRVVITGRGVICAAGTEPNAIWRSLCAGRSSVGRVQQWDTTGWPRPLAGEIRDLDPRALVADRKLHKLVQRTDLLGLYSAGRAIAEAGLLPHRDALAAAAAQAFNDRTGIYVGCGGASYHNQYDFLPLLGAAAGDLRRFGRELTATVNPMWLLRVLPNNVLCHLGIRYGFTGANACLTTHSVSGLLALTEAAAALRAGEAERAVVVGHDAPIEPEGILYYHRLGLLTADAVRPFDAERSGTLLGEGATALVVEAEAEAVARGARILGEVLGGACTTEAQGPLAVRDDGDGAARAIDCALADAGIAAAAVGMIVAHGNGGRQSDAAEAAAIRRVFGAAAPPVTAYKWAFGHTLAASGMIDTVLALESLQAGVVPGIATLRRCDPALGDFPVSATAGIPRSDVALVIGRGFAGTAAAVLVRAQPGAR, from the coding sequence ATGACTGACCGCACGCGCGTTGTGATCACCGGGCGCGGCGTGATCTGTGCTGCCGGCACGGAGCCGAACGCGATCTGGCGGTCGTTGTGCGCCGGCCGGTCCTCCGTCGGGCGGGTTCAGCAGTGGGACACCACTGGCTGGCCGCGGCCTTTGGCCGGTGAGATCAGAGATCTTGACCCGCGGGCGCTGGTTGCGGATCGCAAGCTCCACAAGCTCGTCCAGCGCACCGACCTGCTCGGCTTGTACAGCGCCGGCCGGGCGATCGCGGAGGCCGGTCTCTTGCCACACCGCGACGCCTTGGCAGCGGCGGCGGCGCAAGCGTTCAACGATCGCACCGGCATCTACGTGGGTTGCGGCGGGGCTTCGTATCACAACCAGTATGACTTCTTGCCCCTGCTCGGCGCTGCCGCCGGCGATCTGCGCCGCTTTGGCCGCGAGCTGACGGCAACCGTCAACCCGATGTGGCTGCTGCGGGTGTTGCCCAACAATGTCCTGTGCCACCTCGGCATCCGCTATGGCTTCACCGGGGCGAATGCCTGTCTGACCACCCACAGCGTCAGTGGGCTGCTGGCGCTCACTGAGGCGGCAGCGGCTCTGCGGGCCGGCGAAGCCGAGCGCGCCGTGGTGGTCGGGCACGATGCCCCGATCGAGCCGGAAGGGATCTTGTACTACCACCGTCTGGGGTTGCTGACGGCAGACGCCGTGCGCCCGTTCGATGCCGAGCGCAGCGGCACGTTGTTGGGCGAAGGCGCGACGGCGCTGGTGGTCGAGGCCGAAGCTGAGGCGGTGGCGCGCGGGGCGCGCATTCTGGGCGAGGTTCTCGGCGGCGCATGCACGACCGAGGCGCAAGGCCCGCTGGCCGTACGCGACGATGGTGATGGCGCGGCGCGCGCCATCGACTGCGCCCTGGCTGATGCCGGCATCGCGGCCGCCGCGGTCGGTATGATTGTCGCCCACGGCAACGGCGGCCGGCAGTCGGATGCCGCGGAGGCGGCTGCGATTCGGCGTGTGTTCGGCGCGGCGGCGCCGCCGGTGACCGCCTACAAGTGGGCCTTTGGACATACACTGGCGGCTTCCGGCATGATCGATACCGTGTTGGCCCTCGAATCTCTGCAAGCCGGCGTGGTTCCCGGCATTGCCACGTTGCGCCGATGCGACCCGGCTCTCGGCGATTTCCCGGTATCCGCTACCGCCGGAATCCCACGCAGCGACGTCGCGCTGGTCATTGGTCGCGGATTCGCCGGCACCGCCGCCGCCGTGCTCGTGCGGGCGCAGCCGGGGGCGCGCTGA